Proteins encoded by one window of Mycolicibacterium sp. ND9-15:
- a CDS encoding DUF732 domain-containing protein produces the protein MQRSVRTTAAGSLLIASATALLTGCSGHDVMATMGLPTSEAAPAHGRSSATPPVPPSAAGQSNALVLTERQQAYLDGLAATGVTPSSDLLALRIGSYVCQARAAKHDDRAVWDSVYPLVRDDVSDQIDGMGAPSVDVGADVRADVDATTADYIRIATERLC, from the coding sequence GTGCAACGCTCGGTGCGGACGACGGCGGCAGGATCGCTGCTGATCGCTTCGGCGACCGCACTGCTGACCGGGTGTTCGGGACACGACGTGATGGCGACCATGGGACTGCCGACGTCAGAGGCGGCGCCTGCGCATGGCCGGTCCAGCGCCACGCCGCCCGTGCCCCCGTCGGCGGCCGGCCAGTCGAACGCGCTCGTCCTGACCGAGCGGCAGCAGGCCTACCTTGACGGTCTCGCAGCGACCGGCGTCACCCCGTCGAGCGACCTGCTGGCCCTGCGAATCGGCTCGTACGTGTGCCAGGCCAGGGCCGCCAAGCACGACGATCGGGCGGTGTGGGATTCGGTCTATCCGCTGGTACGCGACGATGTGAGCGATCAGATCGACGGTATGGGGGCCCCGTCCGTCGACGTCGGTGCTGATGTCAGAGCAGATGTTGATGCCACCACCGCCGATTACATTCGCATCGCGACCGAACGACTCTGTTAG
- a CDS encoding alpha/beta hydrolase family protein, with product MQRIFRAILTVALAAGLWTAGTSMAPPANAQVEMLMVPSGAMGRDIPVAFQGGGPHAVVLLDAFNAAPDVSNWVTAGNAMNTLAGKGISVAAPAGGAWSMYTNWEADGSRQWETFLADELPNWLAANKGLAPSGHGIVGAAQGGYGAMAMATFHPDRYRFAGSLSGFLTPERTGVDGAITAGLAQFGGVETRNMWGLPQLGRWKWHSPNAHVQLLSDNNTRLWVWSGPVGGCTDPAAMIGYCDIAQGTNREFYQHYRSVGGHNGHFDFPTSGAHDWGSWSGQLAAMSGELAATIA from the coding sequence ATGCAGCGGATCTTCCGAGCGATCTTGACCGTGGCGCTGGCCGCCGGTCTGTGGACCGCTGGCACATCTATGGCGCCGCCCGCCAACGCACAGGTCGAGATGTTGATGGTGCCGTCGGGCGCGATGGGACGCGACATTCCCGTCGCCTTCCAGGGCGGCGGCCCACACGCGGTGGTGCTGCTCGACGCGTTCAACGCCGCCCCCGACGTCAGCAACTGGGTGACCGCGGGCAACGCGATGAACACCCTCGCCGGGAAGGGCATCTCGGTGGCCGCGCCGGCGGGCGGTGCGTGGAGCATGTACACCAACTGGGAAGCCGACGGCAGCCGCCAATGGGAGACGTTCCTCGCCGACGAGCTGCCGAACTGGTTGGCCGCCAACAAGGGGCTGGCACCGTCTGGGCACGGCATCGTCGGTGCGGCGCAGGGCGGCTACGGGGCGATGGCGATGGCCACTTTCCACCCCGACCGCTACCGCTTCGCCGGCTCCCTGTCCGGCTTCCTGACCCCCGAGCGCACCGGGGTCGACGGCGCGATCACCGCAGGGCTCGCCCAGTTCGGCGGGGTCGAGACCCGCAACATGTGGGGTTTGCCACAGCTGGGCCGGTGGAAGTGGCATTCGCCCAACGCCCATGTGCAGTTGCTATCCGACAACAACACCCGGTTGTGGGTCTGGAGCGGTCCGGTCGGCGGGTGCACCGATCCCGCCGCGATGATCGGCTACTGCGACATCGCCCAGGGCACCAACCGCGAGTTCTACCAGCACTACCGCTCCGTCGGCGGCCACAACGGGCATTTCGACTTCCCGACGAGCGGCGCCCACGACTGGGGTTCCTGGAGCGGTCAGCTTGCCGCCATGAGCGGGGAATTGGCGGCGACGATCGCGTAG
- a CDS encoding esterase family protein: MKFVGKIRGAWVRRLAGAALAAAVLPGLIGAIGGSATAQAFSRPGLPVEYLMVPSAGMGRDIKVQFQNGGPNAPGVYLLDGLRARDDFNGWDIETAAFEWYLDSGLAVIMPVGGQSSFYSDWYKPACGKAGCSTYKWETFLTRELPAYLAANKGVNPNRNAAVGLSMAGSAALTLAIYYPQQFQYAASLSGFLNLSEGWWPMLVGMSMGDAGGYESEDMWGPSSDPAWKRNDPMVNIDKLVANGTRIWVFCGNGKPAEINGRIAGDNFNAKFLESFTLRTNETFQEEYLAAGGKNGVFNFPAGGTHDWPYWGQQLQQMKPDIQRVLGATPQPSTPIATEASLQTTDAGN, translated from the coding sequence ATGAAGTTCGTTGGCAAGATCCGGGGTGCCTGGGTTCGCCGGCTTGCGGGAGCCGCCCTGGCGGCCGCCGTGCTGCCGGGCCTAATCGGCGCCATCGGAGGCTCAGCCACCGCGCAGGCTTTCTCTCGTCCGGGTCTGCCGGTCGAGTACCTCATGGTTCCGTCCGCCGGGATGGGCCGTGACATCAAAGTTCAGTTCCAGAACGGCGGCCCGAACGCGCCGGGCGTGTATCTGCTCGACGGTCTTCGCGCACGCGATGACTTCAACGGCTGGGACATCGAGACCGCCGCGTTCGAGTGGTATCTGGACTCCGGCCTCGCGGTGATCATGCCGGTCGGCGGCCAGTCCAGCTTCTACAGCGACTGGTACAAGCCGGCCTGCGGCAAAGCCGGTTGCTCCACCTACAAGTGGGAGACGTTCCTCACCCGCGAACTGCCCGCCTACCTGGCGGCCAACAAGGGCGTGAACCCGAACCGCAACGCCGCGGTCGGGCTGTCGATGGCCGGATCGGCCGCGCTCACGCTCGCGATCTACTACCCGCAGCAGTTCCAGTACGCGGCTTCGCTGTCGGGCTTTTTGAACCTCTCCGAGGGTTGGTGGCCGATGCTGGTCGGTATGTCGATGGGTGACGCCGGCGGCTACGAGTCCGAGGACATGTGGGGCCCGTCGAGCGATCCGGCGTGGAAGCGCAACGATCCGATGGTCAACATCGACAAGCTGGTCGCCAACGGCACCCGGATCTGGGTGTTCTGCGGTAACGGCAAGCCTGCCGAGATCAACGGCCGGATCGCCGGTGACAACTTCAACGCGAAGTTCCTCGAGAGCTTCACGCTGCGGACGAACGAGACGTTCCAGGAGGAGTACCTCGCCGCGGGCGGCAAGAACGGCGTGTTCAACTTCCCCGCGGGCGGCACCCACGACTGGCCGTACTGGGGTCAGCAGCTGCAGCAGATGAAGCCCGACATCCAGCGCGTGCTGGGTGCCACACCGCAGCCGTCGACGCCGATCGCGACCGAGGCGTCGCTCCAGACGACGGACGCCGGTAACTGA
- the zomB gene encoding flagellar motor control protein ZomB, whose protein sequence is MPPSSSAEKVRPPAAGRWADEVGRSLARWPALRYDNTVRLSLWLSVLVVAVLFGWGAWQRRWIADDGLIVLRTVRNLLAGNGPVFNAGERVEANTSTVWTYLVYLGALVGGSVRLEYVVLVLALVLSVLGVVFAMLGTGRLYAPSLQGRRALMLPAGALVYIAVPPARDFATSGLENGLVLAYLGLLWWMMVCWSQEPRAHHVASAPVTRGGAPAIRRQPLGSQRPVPPARAVSGTFDLALAFVAGMSVLVRPELALIGGLALVMMLIAARDRRRRVLIIVAGGLVPVAYQIFRMGYYGLLFPGTALAKDATGSKWSQGFVYLANFNQPYLLWAPAILLAGLAAVVWVTRGRPRPTRPPAAPGYGRWARLVQSPAAVVIFFLVSGLLQAIYWIRQGGDFMHGRVLLTPLFCLLTPIAVIPVVLPDGIRMARGAGYLFVGATSVLWLAVVGWALWAANSSGMGSDATRVTYSGIVDERRFYSQATGHAHPLTAADYLDYPRMRAVLKALDNTPDGALLLPSGNYDQWDVVPALPPPPDAPADYKGPHTVFFTNLGMLGMNVGLDVRVIDQIGLANPLAAHTARLDDGRIGHDKNLFPDWAIAEGPFLKEPQFIPGYIDEDWIRQAEAALECPETDAMLTSVRGPMSPRRFLSNFLNAYRFTQYRIDRVPLYELARCGLPVPEPTTEAYTGMPATGP, encoded by the coding sequence GTGCCGCCGTCTTCCTCAGCTGAGAAGGTGCGCCCGCCGGCCGCGGGCCGATGGGCCGATGAGGTCGGGCGCAGCCTGGCCCGCTGGCCCGCCCTCCGATACGACAACACGGTCAGGCTGAGCCTGTGGCTCAGCGTGCTGGTGGTGGCGGTGCTGTTCGGCTGGGGTGCGTGGCAGCGGCGCTGGATCGCCGACGACGGCCTGATAGTGTTGCGGACAGTCCGAAACCTGTTGGCGGGCAACGGTCCGGTGTTCAACGCGGGCGAGCGGGTGGAGGCCAACACCTCCACGGTCTGGACCTATCTGGTCTATCTCGGCGCCTTGGTGGGCGGCTCGGTGCGGCTGGAGTACGTGGTGCTCGTCCTCGCGCTGGTGCTCAGCGTATTGGGTGTGGTGTTCGCGATGCTGGGTACCGGCCGCCTGTACGCGCCGAGTCTGCAGGGCCGACGCGCACTGATGCTGCCCGCGGGGGCACTGGTCTACATCGCCGTACCGCCCGCCCGCGACTTCGCCACCTCCGGACTCGAAAACGGTTTGGTGCTGGCATATCTCGGCTTGCTGTGGTGGATGATGGTGTGCTGGTCACAAGAACCGCGCGCGCACCACGTCGCGTCGGCCCCGGTCACCCGCGGGGGCGCACCGGCGATCCGCCGACAGCCTCTGGGCTCACAGCGCCCCGTGCCGCCGGCGCGGGCGGTCAGCGGAACGTTCGACCTCGCACTGGCCTTCGTCGCCGGCATGAGCGTGCTGGTGCGACCGGAGTTGGCGCTGATCGGCGGGCTCGCCCTCGTGATGATGCTGATAGCGGCACGCGATCGGCGCCGCCGCGTGCTGATCATCGTCGCGGGTGGTCTGGTCCCAGTGGCATACCAGATCTTCCGAATGGGTTACTACGGCTTGCTGTTTCCCGGTACCGCGCTGGCCAAGGACGCGACCGGTTCGAAGTGGTCGCAGGGTTTCGTCTACCTGGCCAACTTCAACCAGCCCTACCTGCTGTGGGCGCCGGCGATTCTGCTGGCCGGGCTGGCCGCGGTGGTGTGGGTCACCCGCGGGCGTCCCCGACCGACCCGGCCCCCGGCGGCGCCTGGCTACGGACGGTGGGCGCGGCTGGTGCAGAGCCCGGCCGCCGTGGTGATCTTCTTCCTCGTCAGCGGCCTGCTGCAGGCGATCTACTGGATCCGCCAGGGCGGGGACTTCATGCACGGCAGGGTGCTGCTGACCCCGCTCTTCTGTCTGCTGACGCCCATCGCCGTGATTCCGGTCGTACTGCCCGACGGGATCCGAATGGCCCGTGGCGCAGGCTATCTGTTCGTCGGGGCCACCAGCGTGCTGTGGCTGGCGGTGGTCGGATGGGCGCTGTGGGCGGCGAACTCGAGCGGGATGGGCAGCGACGCCACCCGCGTCACCTACTCGGGCATCGTCGACGAGCGGCGCTTCTACTCCCAAGCCACCGGCCACGCACACCCGTTGACCGCAGCCGACTACCTGGACTATCCGCGGATGCGGGCGGTGCTCAAGGCGCTGGACAACACGCCGGATGGGGCGCTGCTGCTGCCTTCGGGCAACTACGACCAGTGGGATGTGGTGCCCGCGCTGCCGCCGCCGCCCGACGCCCCGGCGGACTACAAAGGCCCGCACACAGTCTTTTTCACCAACCTCGGCATGTTGGGTATGAACGTGGGTTTGGACGTGCGGGTCATCGACCAGATCGGGCTCGCCAACCCGTTGGCGGCGCACACCGCGCGACTCGACGACGGCCGTATCGGCCACGACAAGAACCTGTTTCCCGACTGGGCGATCGCCGAAGGGCCGTTCCTCAAGGAACCACAGTTCATCCCCGGCTACATCGACGAGGACTGGATCAGACAAGCCGAGGCGGCACTGGAGTGTCCGGAGACCGACGCGATGCTGACGTCGGTGCGCGGCCCGATGAGCCCGCGGCGCTTCCTGTCGAACTTCCTGAACGCCTACCGGTTCACGCAGTACAGGATCGATCGCGTGCCGCTGTATGAGCTTGCACGCTGTGGATTGCCTGTGCCGGAGCCCACAACCGAGGCGTACACGGGAATGCCCGCGACGGGCCCGTAA
- the culp6 gene encoding carboxylesterase Culp6 — MANTNRRKRHRILALVAAGAMALVVVLLVVIVVVMLRKPEGPTAVPPTSAPPGAVPTKKPRPEFQDASCPDVQLISVPGTWESSPQLDPFNPTQFPIALLLGVTNPIREQFGDDRLEVFTVPYTAQFHNPFSQDGQMNYNDSRTEGFNATVRAMTEMTERCPLTSYVLVGFSQGAVIAGDIAGQIGNGRGPVDEDLVLGVTLIADGRRQTGVGADVGPNPPGQGAEITLRDVPLLDGMGLAMTGPRPGGFGMLNDRVNEICAPGDLICSAPPEAFNIMNLPKTIDILLGGAGQPIHAMYATTQFWNLDGASATQWTLGWAQEVIDNAPRPKHG, encoded by the coding sequence ATGGCCAATACCAATCGGCGGAAACGCCACCGCATCCTCGCGCTCGTCGCAGCCGGGGCGATGGCCCTCGTCGTGGTGCTGCTTGTCGTGATCGTCGTCGTCATGTTGCGTAAGCCCGAAGGGCCGACCGCCGTTCCGCCCACTTCGGCGCCGCCGGGTGCTGTGCCGACAAAGAAGCCGCGGCCGGAGTTTCAAGACGCGAGTTGCCCCGACGTGCAGCTGATCTCGGTCCCTGGCACGTGGGAGTCTTCGCCGCAACTCGATCCGTTCAACCCGACTCAGTTCCCGATCGCGCTGCTGCTCGGCGTCACCAACCCGATTCGCGAGCAGTTCGGTGACGATCGCCTCGAGGTGTTCACCGTCCCCTACACCGCGCAGTTCCACAATCCGTTCTCGCAGGACGGTCAGATGAACTACAACGACAGCCGCACCGAGGGCTTCAACGCGACGGTCAGGGCCATGACGGAGATGACCGAGCGCTGCCCGTTGACCAGCTATGTGCTCGTCGGGTTCTCGCAGGGCGCGGTGATCGCGGGGGACATCGCCGGCCAGATCGGCAACGGGCGCGGTCCGGTCGACGAGGACCTGGTGCTCGGTGTGACGTTGATCGCCGACGGCCGCCGGCAGACCGGCGTCGGCGCCGACGTCGGCCCGAACCCGCCGGGCCAGGGCGCCGAGATCACCCTGCGCGATGTGCCGCTGCTCGACGGGATGGGGCTGGCCATGACGGGACCCCGGCCTGGCGGGTTCGGCATGCTCAACGACCGCGTCAACGAGATCTGCGCTCCCGGCGACTTGATCTGCTCGGCACCGCCGGAGGCGTTCAACATCATGAACCTGCCGAAGACCATCGACATCCTCCTCGGCGGTGCGGGGCAGCCAATCCACGCGATGTACGCCACCACGCAGTTCTGGAATCTCGACGGGGCGTCGGCCACACAGTGGACACTTGGTTGGGCGCAGGAGGTGATCGATAACGCTCCGCGGCCGAAACATGGCTGA
- a CDS encoding phosphatase PAP2 family protein, with the protein MDESPHGEEAALVAVQAALADRPGILSGARVLSHFGEHSLGWLAIALVGAIFQADRRRAWLTAGVGAFIAHAAAVVIKRVVRRERPHHPAISVNVATPSRLSFPSAHATSTTTASLLMARATGLPLPVLLVPPMALSRLVLGVHYPSDVLTGVAVGAVVAKVVGTVAERAEGN; encoded by the coding sequence ATGGATGAGAGTCCGCACGGCGAAGAGGCCGCGCTGGTCGCCGTGCAAGCCGCGCTGGCCGACCGCCCGGGGATCCTCTCGGGCGCACGCGTGTTGTCGCACTTCGGCGAGCACAGCCTGGGCTGGCTGGCTATTGCATTGGTGGGAGCCATCTTTCAGGCCGACCGGCGGCGCGCCTGGCTGACCGCGGGGGTCGGCGCATTCATCGCCCACGCCGCGGCGGTCGTGATCAAGCGGGTGGTGCGTCGCGAACGTCCGCACCACCCCGCGATCTCGGTCAACGTCGCAACCCCGAGCCGGCTGAGCTTCCCGTCCGCGCATGCCACGTCCACCACCACGGCGTCGCTGCTGATGGCCAGGGCCACCGGTTTGCCGCTGCCGGTGCTACTGGTACCGCCGATGGCGTTGTCGCGGTTGGTACTTGGCGTGCACTATCCCAGTGACGTCCTCACCGGGGTCGCGGTCGGGGCGGTCGTGGCCAAGGTTGTCGGCACGGTCGCCGAGCGCGCCGAAGGGAACTGA
- the fadD32 gene encoding long-chain-fatty-acid--AMP ligase FadD32, producing MGFHNPFIKDGLIKFPDNGSLVKHVERWAKVRGDKLAYRFIDFSTERDGVERDLHWADFGARNRAVGARLQQVTQPGDRVAILCPQNLEYLVAFFGTLYSGRIAVPLFDPNEPGHVGRLHAVLDDCHPSAILTTTEAAEGVRKFFRTRPAKDRPRVIAVDAVPDEVGATWEPVDVEHDTIAYLQYTSGSTRIPTGVQITHLNLATNVVQVIEALEGEEGDRGVSWLPFFHDMGLITVLLSPMIGHYVTFMTPAAFVRRPGRWIREMARKEGDTGGTISVAPNFAFDHAAARGVPKDGEPPLDLSNIKCILNGSEPISAATVHRFNEAFGPFGFKPQAIKPSYGLAEATLFVSTTPMDAEPTITAVDRDELNAGRFVAVPDDSPKAVPQAGAGKIGVAEWAVIVDHESATELPDGQIGEIWISGQNMGTGYWGKPDETVATFQNILKSRTNPSHAQGADDDATWVRTGDLGAYHDGELYITGRVKDLVIIDGRNHYPQDLEYSAQEATKALRTGFVAAFSVPANQLPDEVFENAHSGLKRDPDDTSEQLVIVGERAPGAHKLDMGPIADDIRAAVAVRHGVTVRDVLLTPAGAIPRTSSGKIGRRACRSAYLDGSLRSGKIANAFPDETD from the coding sequence ATGGGGTTCCATAACCCGTTCATCAAGGACGGTCTGATCAAGTTTCCGGACAACGGCAGCCTGGTCAAACACGTCGAACGATGGGCGAAGGTGCGTGGAGACAAACTCGCCTACCGGTTTATCGACTTCTCCACTGAACGCGACGGCGTCGAACGCGATCTGCACTGGGCCGATTTCGGCGCCCGCAACCGTGCCGTCGGCGCCCGCCTGCAGCAGGTCACCCAGCCGGGGGACCGCGTCGCGATCCTGTGTCCGCAGAACCTCGAATACCTCGTGGCGTTCTTCGGGACGCTGTACTCCGGCCGGATCGCGGTGCCCCTGTTCGACCCGAACGAGCCCGGCCACGTCGGCCGGCTGCACGCCGTGCTCGACGACTGCCACCCGTCGGCGATCCTGACCACCACCGAGGCGGCCGAAGGCGTGCGCAAGTTCTTCCGCACCCGCCCCGCCAAGGACCGCCCCCGCGTCATCGCCGTCGACGCCGTGCCCGACGAGGTCGGCGCGACCTGGGAACCGGTCGACGTGGAACACGACACGATCGCGTACCTGCAGTACACGTCGGGGTCGACCCGCATCCCGACCGGTGTGCAGATCACGCACCTCAATTTGGCCACCAACGTGGTCCAGGTGATCGAGGCGCTCGAAGGCGAAGAGGGCGACCGCGGCGTCTCCTGGCTGCCGTTCTTCCACGACATGGGGCTGATCACCGTGCTGCTGTCGCCGATGATCGGTCACTACGTGACGTTCATGACCCCGGCGGCGTTCGTCCGCCGTCCCGGCCGGTGGATCCGCGAGATGGCGCGCAAGGAAGGCGACACCGGTGGGACGATCTCGGTCGCCCCGAACTTCGCGTTCGACCACGCCGCGGCGCGCGGGGTGCCCAAGGACGGTGAGCCGCCGCTGGACTTGTCGAACATCAAGTGCATCCTCAACGGCAGTGAGCCCATCTCGGCCGCGACCGTGCACCGCTTCAACGAGGCGTTCGGTCCGTTCGGCTTCAAGCCACAGGCGATCAAGCCGTCGTACGGCTTGGCCGAGGCGACGCTGTTCGTGTCGACCACGCCGATGGACGCCGAGCCGACGATCACCGCGGTGGACCGCGACGAGTTGAACGCCGGCCGCTTCGTGGCGGTGCCCGACGATTCACCGAAAGCCGTGCCGCAGGCCGGGGCAGGCAAGATCGGCGTTGCGGAGTGGGCCGTCATCGTCGACCACGAGAGCGCTACCGAACTGCCCGACGGGCAGATCGGCGAGATCTGGATCAGCGGCCAGAACATGGGCACCGGCTACTGGGGTAAGCCGGACGAGACCGTGGCCACGTTCCAGAACATCCTGAAGTCACGGACCAATCCGTCGCACGCGCAGGGTGCCGACGACGACGCCACATGGGTGCGCACCGGCGACCTCGGCGCCTACCACGACGGTGAGCTCTACATCACCGGCCGGGTCAAGGACCTGGTGATCATCGACGGCCGCAACCACTACCCGCAGGACCTCGAGTACTCCGCGCAGGAGGCGACCAAGGCGCTGCGCACCGGGTTCGTCGCGGCGTTCTCGGTGCCGGCCAACCAGCTGCCCGACGAGGTGTTCGAGAACGCCCACTCCGGGCTCAAGCGCGATCCCGACGACACGTCCGAGCAGTTGGTGATCGTCGGTGAACGCGCACCCGGCGCCCACAAGCTCGACATGGGACCGATCGCCGACGACATCCGCGCCGCGGTCGCCGTGCGTCACGGCGTCACCGTCCGCGACGTGCTGCTGACCCCCGCGGGCGCGATCCCGCGCACCTCGAGCGGCAAGATCGGCCGCCGTGCGTGCCGCTCGGCCTACCTGGACGGCAGTCTGCGGAGCGGGAAGATCGCCAACGCGTTCCCCGACGAGACAGACTGA
- a CDS encoding decaprenyl-phosphate phosphoribosyltransferase: protein MSEQPAPVNGPPRNVATGLIKAIRPRQWVKNLLVLAAPIAALGGDIHYDYREVGLKIVIAFVAFSLAASSIYLVNDARDVEADRQHPTKRFRPIAAGVVPEWLAYTAAVVLAAAALVISLLAATNLTVVIAVYIAMQLAYCFGLKHQAVLDICIVSSAYLIRAIAGGAAAGIPLSQWFLLVMTFGSLFMVAGKRYAELQLAERTGAKIRKSLESYTASYLRFVWTLSATAMVLCYGLWAFERDGATASWYAVTIIPITIAILRYAVDVDGGLAGEPEEIALKDRVLQLLLLAWIGTIGAAVFLS, encoded by the coding sequence ATGAGCGAACAACCGGCACCGGTCAACGGGCCACCGCGCAACGTCGCGACGGGCTTGATCAAGGCGATCCGGCCGCGGCAATGGGTCAAGAACCTGCTCGTCCTCGCTGCCCCGATCGCCGCCCTCGGCGGTGACATCCACTACGACTACCGCGAAGTCGGGCTCAAGATAGTCATCGCGTTCGTGGCGTTCTCACTGGCCGCCTCGTCGATCTATCTGGTCAACGACGCACGCGATGTCGAGGCCGATCGGCAGCATCCCACGAAACGGTTCCGACCGATCGCGGCCGGCGTCGTCCCCGAATGGCTCGCCTACACCGCGGCCGTGGTGCTGGCCGCCGCGGCGCTCGTCATCTCGCTGCTGGCCGCCACGAACCTGACCGTGGTGATCGCGGTTTACATCGCGATGCAGTTGGCGTACTGCTTCGGGCTCAAGCACCAAGCCGTGCTCGACATCTGCATCGTCTCGTCGGCCTACCTGATCCGGGCGATCGCGGGCGGTGCGGCGGCGGGAATCCCGCTGTCGCAATGGTTCCTGCTGGTGATGACCTTCGGCTCACTGTTCATGGTGGCCGGCAAGCGGTACGCCGAGCTGCAACTCGCCGAACGCACCGGCGCCAAGATCCGCAAGTCGCTGGAGAGCTACACGGCGTCGTACCTGCGTTTCGTGTGGACATTGTCGGCGACTGCGATGGTGCTGTGCTACGGGCTGTGGGCCTTCGAGCGCGATGGCGCGACCGCGTCGTGGTACGCGGTCACGATCATCCCGATCACGATCGCAATCCTGAGGTACGCGGTCGACGTCGACGGCGGGTTGGCGGGGGAGCCCGAGGAGATCGCCTTGAAGGACCGGGTACTGCAGCTGTTGCTGCTGGCGTGGATCGGGACCATTGGTGCCGCCGTCTTCCTCAGCTGA